TTTATGATAATTatctaaaatatttaaatagatGTAGTTATTTACTTAAGGAGGAACAAATCTATACAATACAAATACAAACTGCTCTGTCTCATCTCCTTCATCTCTATCTAATGGCTTCTGATAACACTTATAAAAATCGTCTTAATATTGACTTTCGACGACTCATCTTAGTTTAATTTGTAATTATTTTAGTTttgatgcttttaagcgtcgtaatATACCAATGCTAGTATGTAGCAACTAAattatggattttttttatagCATCAGAAGATTATGGTcgaaaaaatctatttttgttttagttttgaGCACGGAGGAGCAGATgttcttgagcttggataagaCAGGGAGAATTAATGGGGCCAACCAAGTTGGGGAGGTTGTACGATCGAGGTTATAGAGGTAGCGGATGTCGGCGATGGCGAGAAATAGAGGGGCTTTTCAGGCCAAACATGTATTTTATGAAGCTAATGGGGTTGCGGATTGGACGATTGCTTACATAGCCAGTCACTTCGGTAGTATCTTGTGGGTTGGTGATGGAGAGTTGTCCTTAGCATTCTGAGGCATTctgatttttgattttgttaGGTGCATCAATACTCATCAGGTATGATCCAtatattttagcaaaaaaaaacaaaacaaaaaaaaaagacggcGGTCCGGTCAATCTGTGTGTGTGCCGGTGGGCGCATCCTATCCCAAAGTGAGATGGGTAAAGGATTGCGGCAGCAAGTGCAtttgagacaaaaaaaaaaagaaggtggtGCAAGGTTGGCCACGCGAACGGAACGGTCCAAAACGACATGCATGGATACGCGCTGGAGCCTGCAATAGAGTCGGAGAACGCGCATAATTTTTGCAGCGGTCGACCTGGTGGTAGGTTGCTACTGGGTCTCAGGGAGGTACGATTTGCGCTTGACAATTTAATTGTATAGAATCAGGAGGATGTTCCATGTGGTGAACCATGGTGTTGGGTCCGGTCTGGGAACGCAGTTAGGTAGGCACACGAGGTTGGACGGGGGCTGAGTTATTTGATTGGTTTGACTGACCGACTGTATCTTGATGGCAAGAATTCTAGTTCGCAGCTAGTTAGAGGACCACGCAGCATGCAATAATGGCAAACGTGTTTTCTTTCCATATCTCGGGAAACTCACGGTTGCCCAGCCCGACTGGATCGTTCTCCTCAAAACGTCTCTCCATATTTTAACCTGCAAGAGGCCACGCTAGTTTAGAAGGGTGGAAAAAGTTAGAAGGACTAGTCATGCTTTAGATTATACTGGAAAAAATTATACCCAACATCATGCATGTGCACCGCAGCCAACCACCTTATATCGTTCTTGTAGACCAATTAGCAAACTGAGCGTAAGAAACGAGATGGGATAATAGGTACAGTATAATACCATATGGTGCATATGGTGTAGGACATAATTTCTTTTATATCGGCTAAGACATTTATAAGATAGCATTGCTATCAATAGATCAAAACATAattaacttatatatatatatatatatatatatatatatatatgtatgtatgtatatatatgtatatattcaaGAAAAGAGATTTTAAATAACTCTGGGAATGTCCaaaccactctctctctctctctctctctctctctctctctctctcaaagttttaaaatttttcaaggGCACTCTATGCAAAACAACGATAAAATAATTTTGTACTTCAACTAGTTATTTACTAATACCATCAGCCAGGAATATGATAGAGACAATATTATCTAGAAAATAGGTTGAATTGAGAAATATGTGCAAATAGGAATATTGATGGACAAATAATAAATCAAATTTGTAGAGATATATGTGCAAAAATTCATGTAAACTTTTAGTCGTGGTCATATACTTAAATTTCTTAGTCAAGGAAAATTCTTGACTGATGTTGTATTTTTGTGAAAGCTTTTTCTGCTCTTTGGTTTAATGATAAACATTATGGATTCATTATTTGTAGCTTAAATTATTGAGACCAAGTGACCAGTTAAATTGATATCATAGCTTAGATTACTGGAGATCATAAGTTCGAATttccttatattttttttttatttataaaccCAGCTATTATTTTGCACGAGGTGCAGTTTCCACATGTATTATCCTATGTGAAGGAGAGTATTAATGATAATacatattttttattcattcCCCCTTGGCTTAAGCTTTGACTGTCAAATGATTAGTTAATGACTTCGTCATTCTGTTTTGTTCCACTAAAACATGCTACGGATATCGGAAAGATGGTGCAAGTTCTGATATCgatcctttagttttttttttgccttttttttttgtactgcCTAACAATGATAGCAATATATTTTAGTAACTGATGgaaggcaaaatggatcgtcctgctgTAGCATGGAACCACCCAATTTCTATCAAGCAGACCTCAGAGCCAAGCAGGCCAGACATCAGTCCCGCTGAGAGCTAGGCCGACCTTGAATGCCCCGAAGGCCGAGCCAACCTCGACTAGAGGCCAGGCCGACCTAAGCCCCCaccgaaggccgagccgacctcgccaAGCATATGCCGCAGCCTCCAAGCTTGCTCGACCTCGCCCGCAGCTACACCTGTGCGCGCGCCTACGTACGTCCCCACATGTAGCCGAACATCTCAGCCTCGCCAGCCTCTTTCTACGAATCATTGCTTGCTTGACATGCCAACCAAGGACCATGCTTTGCTGCTCCAGCTGTGCTTGCTGCCAAGAGACATACTCTGCCAGACCTGCCAAGAGCCATACCCCGAATCTTCATCGAAGATCCTGCGGATCCTCAGAACAAATCTAGAAAGATATCTCCTGAATCCTCCGCATGCGGATTGATCTCCGTGATTCATGACGCCTTCAACTAATAGCCAGCTATTCACAGCTCAGCCCGAGACTTCAGATAACGACCCAGACCCTCACCTTATAAAAAGAAGGTAGGGAAAGGCCTTCAGTAAGCTATTACAAGCATTCTTAAGCCATAAGAGACCATCAAAGGTACTGAGAAACCTCTCAAAAGGCCCGGCTAACTTAGTCATCGGAAGGCCTTCGCCGGAATCTCCGGCCAAGATTTTGTGCGGGTATCCCGAACTGCAGAAGGTAGCTCCCTTTCTCCGTCCCAGCCGGCGTCTTCTTGGCTTCCTccagcgtggtcaccctcaggccaaatttcaaccacaacagCAATATTTGTTTTTATTGTATAATTAAGTTGCACAGGCAAATATGCAAGTCTTATACACGAATGACCTGCACACATACGCCTAAAAAGGTTTTTGCATAACAATATCTTCATGGCCAAACACAAAGCACATTTTGTACGTATGTTACATTTGGATTTCATGTCTTTTTCAGTTGTTAGGTTGCTGTTTGCCGACATGCTATTTTCAATATGATGTGGTGCCAATTTATCATGCGTTGTGGTTGTTCGCTCGTATTTCAATATCTGATGCGCTCGTCATGCAGGAGATAGCCAAAGGTATGTATTAACTTGATTCAGATTGGCACcacatatacatatgcatgcaGATGCACTCCCAGTACTGTTGGTTCCTTTTCCGCAGGAGACGCCCTTAAGAAGCTCAGGTGTTTAGTGTAATATATCAGGAAAAAGAGGGAGTTGGAATTCATATTTTGCAATGATCATGAGTTCTTTGTTGATTATTTCTAAGCTGACAATGGGATACAATGGGTAGGACTAGTCGGGCCCAGGCAAGGGCTGGAAACTTAAAACCACGTTTGGAATAAGTTTAAAAGGAGTTTTAACCCGCATTATCCCGGATAAAATTCCAAATGCTATTTTTAGACGATGGTTTGGTTGAGACGCTCTATCCCGGCCACGTGAGCTTCTGGGAGAGTTAGATCTCCTTCTTCACTCTCGTGTTAGCTGGTCGGGGAGTTGGTGCTGTTTGCTCATCTTTATTTAATTGGAACtgaaagagataaaaaagaGAGACAACAGCCTTAGTCCCATCCTCCCTGCCCTTTGCCTTCTtctatttttaattatattacatctgattatattatttttaaaaactaatttattatttatttatttatttatttattttgctgAAACGGAAGTATTATAACGAATACaaccaaaaaagtcaaaaatcaGTACATCACGGAGAACACTAAGTACGTCCGCCTCTTGCACCCATAGGTGGTTTCCTGAATGGTTGGCGACAAAGGAAGCTTGCATCTCCATTCGCCTTCTTGAACACATGCTTCGCCTGGATAAGTATCCCATCACCCAACATGGCTCAGATGTTTCTCAACAGTGGGTGGAGATCATCGACCCCACCTAATTTCTGTAGAATTCATTCAATGTCCGTCGCCGAATCACCCTCCAAGAGAATATCTTTGGTCTGCAACGCACGCCGCACAAAACTCAGTCCATACCAGGCTGCTCTTAGCTCCGCCCCTGGTATGGAGGTGTCAAAGAGCTGGTAACTCCTAGCAACAATCACTCTGGAGTCCGGGCCCCTAACAACAAAGTCCGCACCACCTCTCTCTCCATTCTGCAGGACGCAACCATCGAAGTTAACTTTGAAAAAACTCGATGATGGAGGCTTTCTGATGAAAAACACCATACAGGATGCTTGATGAGTAGAAGTAGAGCTCCAGATATCTCGAGCTATCAAAGTTCTATCCAAATAGATCATTTGGGAGACCTCCATCCCTGGTAGCCGCGCTCTCTCCGCTACCATTCGGGTGGCTCTCTCTCCAAAGGTCCATTTGTTCGTCGCAAGCCAAACAAGGTGCTATATATTGCCAATACCACGGCAAACAGGAATCGAAAAGCGACCAACCACCGTAGTAGTCAATATCGCACTTGATGGTAACTTAATCATTAAATTCTTTATTCAAAAGGAGACCTCGGAAATCTTATCATTTAAAAAGTTATTTCAGCTTCATGAGTTATTCTCTCGAACCAccttccttatttttttttttcttggtcaaATCGGCATTTAACTCCACCTTCCTTATTCATTCACGAACATTACTGCTACAACAAATAATCTGACAGGAAACAAACGTTCTTATATTCCAGGAGTCCATGCCATCGACCATATTTCCTTCATCACTTGCAAGGTGGGAGTGGCGTTCCGCAGAGGCACTTGTTGTGGAGGTAGCAGTACTCGTCGAAACGCCCCATATTTCCTCCAACGGGGATTTCGCCGCACAACCTATTATAACTCACGTTGAAGAACTGGAGGTTCGCCAACTTCGTTATCTGGTTCGGAATGCTCCCGTAGATCCTGTTATGGTTCAAGTCCACCGAGTCCAAGCCCTCGGGGAACTCCACGTTCGTCAGATCGAACGCGAACTGGTTCCTCGACAAATCGATCTGCTGTGCCGGCTTGGACCGGCCGAAGAGGACGGAGGCGTCACCGGTGAACTGGTTCCGCGACAAGTCTATTTGATCGAAGCCCAGCTTCCCGAAAGCCGGCGGGATCTCACCGGTTAGATTGTTGTGAGAGAGACGGAGATATGGTCCCTGCTGCGAGGATCTCTGGAAGAGCGCGGGCGGGAGGGGCCCGGTGAGGTGGTTGCGGCTGATGTCGATGGAGGATAGATTGGCGAGGTCGCCAAGGGAAGCCGGGATGGAGCCGGAGAGCCGGTTGAAGGAGAGGTCGAGTTGAGTGAGGGAGGTGATCTCGGAGAGGAAGGCGGGAACGGGGCCGGAGACGTTGGTCCAGCTGATGTCAAGGTACTTGAGGTTTTTAAGCTTGGTGAGGGCCGGGGGGATGGAGCCGACGAGGTTGGGGAGATGGTGGAAGACGAGGTTCTCGAGATAAGGGAGATCTCCGACGGCGTCGGGGATGGTGCCGGGGAAGTCGTCCTGGAAGAGGGAGAGGCCGGTGACGCGGCCGGTCTTGGGGTCGCAGTCGACGTCGTACCAGTCGCAGCAGCCGGTGTCGTTCGTCCAGGAGGCGAAATGGTAGGCGTTATTGAATGCGGCCTTGATGGCGAGCAGGGCCTTCTTGTCGTCTTTGTTGCAGCGGGCGGAGGAGACAAGGTAAGGGGCCGACGCCAgcagaaggaagaggaagagagtgaggaaagaagagagagtaGATCTACAAGCCATTCTTTTAGTAATTTGCCAAGAACTTCTCTTTCTTGTGGGATGGAGTTTGTAGGCGAGTGGCTCCGTTTTATAAGGGGCGGGATGGCAGGCACGAGGGAGGTACAACTGGTGCTATCGTAGTCTAGAGGtgatcacgggccttctggcccgcccagcccgcccggcccggcccgaaatttttcgggcttgggcattgAAAAAGGGCCCGTTGGTCGGGCCTGGGCAGGAAAAGCGGCCCGACCAAAAAAATCGGGCCGGGCCTGGACACTTAAAAAAAAAGCCCGATTCGGCCCAACCCAACTATAAAATACtgataatatttaaaaaaaaaagaaaccctaaaactaaaactaaatcctaaaccctcccctcccctcgctgagagccgccgcgacCAAACCCCcacccaacccccccccccttccgtcgctgagagccgccgccgcccccgcccCCCTTCCTTCGCTGAGAGCCGGCGCCCCCCCTTCCTTCGCTGAGAGCCGGCGCCCCCCCTTCCTTCGCCGagagccgccgcccccccttccCTTCGCCGAGAGCCGCCGCCCCCTTCCTTCGCCGAGAGCCGCCGCCCCCCTTCCTTCGCCGAGAGCCGCCGCCCCCCTTCccttcgctgagagccgccgctccCCTTCCTTCGCTGAGAGCCGGCGCCCCCCCTTCCTTCGCCGagagccgccgcccccccttccCTTCGCTGAGAGCCGGCGCCCCCCCTTCCCTTCGCCGAGAGCCGGCGCCCCCCCTTCCGTCGCCGagagccgccgcccccccttccCTCGCCGAGAGCCGCCCCCCCTTCCTTCGCCGAGAGCCCGACTCGGAGAGGGagaggttgggggggggggagcggGAGAGCTCGGAAGTTCCGAGTCGGAActcggagagggagaggtgggggggggagcgggagagagggagggaggtcgggcctgtcgggtcgggcctatcaggtcgggcctgtcgggtcgggcctatcgggtcgggtcgggcctgtcgggtcgggcctatcaggtcgggcctgtcgggtcgggcctgggaccagatttataaggtcgggtcgggcctgggaccagatttaagcccgacagtcgggccgggccgggtctgggcatagccatcgggcctaatttctgctgtagagcccggcccgagcccggcccggcccgggttTTGATCACCTCTATATCGTACCCTCTCGGTCACGTGTGGCGCTTGGCCGCCGCTGGCCTCGTTGTATCTTATCCGCAATGGCGAGTCAAAACTGACGCTTGATGGACCGGTTTTGGCGTCCAGAGTGAGAGTTAGAAGACCAGACAGGCTTTCGAACAAATTGGTAAATGAAACGTAGTATATAACCCAAAAAATGTATGTGTCCGTGGCAATGATTCTCCCCCGTGTGGCCGGGTCAAGTGGTATGGCTGTCTGCTGTAAGAGTTTGGATAGCTGGATGAAGAGTTTATCGTGCGTTCCAGCTAATTTAGGACTAtcgatttttctttattttggtcGCCGACGGCGTGCGGGTTTGCGGCGAATTCCTTCGAGAAGGGAACAGTAAATATAGCTTGGTTGCGTACCGGCAATTGCGGCGACACCGAACTTTGTCGGATGCCTATAGCAGTAGGAGGAGGAAGCACCCGAAGAGTATGACCAAAGAAAAGAGTGGCACCCACTCTATCTAGCGGCCGTGGTGCCCGAGGATGCACCTCTCGGCCTCACCGTCTTCCACAAATAACTTGCTATTCGTGGAAGGGAAGAAgagtaaaaaaaagtaaaaaatatttcatctcatattaaaaaaatagttaaatattaaaatgtTATTGGATCAGTTATTATAAAATCAGTCAACAGAGACAGAAAGTTACTGGATCGCATGGCAAAAAAGAATCGATTTGGTGTACCGCTGAGGTGGAAAAAGGATATAATTAACTTCGGGACAAAATGGCCCAGTTAAGCTGTGCCAGCACGGAGCGAGACTAGTACAGTTTGTCGACATCCACTTGAATGACGCACAAGATCATGTACTATGTATTCATGTGCGGATGCATCATCAAGGCCAATCATGGCCTTCACGATGCAAGGGCCCGTGACTGTAGTCAGCCGCGGGGAGGCAAAGCTACCTTAACCCGGATGACACAACACCTAGggctagggctcgtttggttcgcaaagaagaaggagaacctCTTATTTAGTTcgagtttttaaagaaaacagaagaaaaaattgtatttcaataaaaatataatttttatattttataaaaatatataaaaaaattacattTTCGTAAGCCGaaaatcattttatttttattttatccaaaaaaaatctttcaacattaaagagtcattaaaaacttaatttttattaagagtattgttgctggaaattggacccggaggcgACCACTAGCTGAGAAGGAAGAACTCCGGGAGGTAGTGCGTCGGCGCGCTGTGTCCTccgtgttagcaatatatctcctaactaaataaataaatctataaattcaattaataaaaaatcttaaaggaaataatatacatgcatatcattcggcatccaaataattctattttaatacaaaataaatctattctagcacaaagtaaatctatgcatttaataagtttatatcatagaatttcaaatcctaccaatctactaatattaaattaaaaataaaggtagaagaaagtagcctgattgaaagcaggtcgaagcgcgtagacgctgtcccaaagaagtatttgcccccacgtacgggtcacccggcaatccttctcggagatacgacgaccctacaacctcttcttcggcacgtctcggaagaagtcaaagcgaacccgatcggacttgcagatccagcaaagaacggaatgaaaagaactaaataaactgaataaaaaatgtaaaaataaaatttggaagtggctaagagggagaagaatttttccagaatttttccactatttttctgaaatttttcgtgtGTCAAAAGAGATGAAATAGGGGGTATATATAGGGGTTTTACGCAGGGGCAAAATGGTCTTTtcggcggacgcgtccgcgctcttctcgcGACCGTGGGCAACGTGCGCCAACGGGCGCACGCGTCCCATTTAATGCCAACGAAAACGCCAACGGGCGTTTTCGTTTTCAAACGAGCACGCGGCCGCAGCCGCGGCCGTTTCCAAagcgtaacgcccgctgggcgttaccttcttcttttttttttttctctcaaacgcgcacgcggccaaatttcgggccgcgtgcgcatttaaatttttcccaacaatcccccacaaaaatttaaataattttaaaatcaaaataaaatgctggatatcttatattatgtaataggtgtaggtacctttcggtttgaaccttcacttagtgacaattgattacatctgtggagccaaggtggtcttaaccttgaacctcggtccatggctcagattaaatcaacagcacacataatatagcccgatctgggttctaagcgggttgcgctattatggccatgcgcaggtatctatcatgtgctttttagggaatcgcccatttcccataatcgcggcctcacgattgcacatataggtgagtcctaataaggaagctagcaaggaagctcctgcctcttgggtctcggactcattaagagttatacaaacgaactcatcctaccgcttgcttttatgagcactagcgccatagggatgaggaaaacatgaaatagtgctcctcttagtcacactccggtttgtttctacccattgaaccttttaaggttgggttcccaccgtggtgatctatctttatgggctaagccccatccccctcgacgactctagaactactgttctagataaaccttttgtaagctgatcagccaaattattttctgattttacaaaattcaaggcaataacattatttttcaatttatatctcaatgatttatgacgtacttttaagtgcctgttcatttttacattggcattttcttggttgcacttatctattgcagatttacagtcacaatgtaaggagacaggtggtaaaggtgactcatctacaggaaggtctataagtagatctctgagccactcagcctcagtgctagtagtgtctaaagctatcagttcagactccatggtactcctagatattaaggtttgtttagtggatttccaagacacagcagcacctcctaggagaaagacatatcctgtggtggatttaacatctaaggtatcgctgatccagttggcatcactatagccttctagaacagcaggaaacccactaaagtgcaaactataggacttagtacccttaagatacctaaggaTCCTTTCTAATGCGGTCcagtgatctctatttggattaacagtatatctgctaagtctatttacagcatatgctatgtctggcctagtGTAGTTAgttaggaatcctagtgagcctatgatttgagcatataggctttgaaggataggagttcctaagttcttcttaagatgtgtagagggatcaaagggagtagagacaggctgacaatccgaataattaaatttattgagtatcttgtcaacataatgactttgggataactcaatTCCATTTgtacttctaattattttggtatttaagattaagtctttcatatcaaacttatgacttaaaaattgttttacttcatcaattatctgaagatctgtcccaaagatcagtatatcatctacataaaggcacaagatcacatatttgtgtccaactctcttatgatatacacattcgtctgtgctattgatttcaaatccaaatgtcattatggtttcatcaaatttcaagtgccattgcttgggtgcttgtttaagaccataaagagatctgactagtctacaaactttattttcttggcctggggttttaaatccctctggctgatccatataaatttcttcatttaagtctccatttagaaaagctgtcttaacatccatctgatgaatcagtaatttatgaatggaggctaatgctataaggaccctaatagtagtaatcctagctacaggtgcataaacatcaaagaaatctacaccaggtctctgagtaaaactcttggcaactaatctagccttaaatttatctacaga
The window above is part of the Phoenix dactylifera cultivar Barhee BC4 unplaced genomic scaffold, palm_55x_up_171113_PBpolish2nd_filt_p 000299F, whole genome shotgun sequence genome. Proteins encoded here:
- the LOC103711402 gene encoding polygalacturonase inhibitor-like, whose product is MACRSTLSSFLTLFLFLLLASAPYLVSSARCNKDDKKALLAIKAAFNNAYHFASWTNDTGCCDWYDVDCDPKTGRVTGLSLFQDDFPGTIPDAVGDLPYLENLVFHHLPNLVGSIPPALTKLKNLKYLDISWTNVSGPVPAFLSEITSLTQLDLSFNRLSGSIPASLGDLANLSSIDISRNHLTGPLPPALFQRSSQQGPYLRLSHNNLTGEIPPAFGKLGFDQIDLSRNQFTGDASVLFGRSKPAQQIDLSRNQFAFDLTNVEFPEGLDSVDLNHNRIYGSIPNQITKLANLQFFNVSYNRLCGEIPVGGNMGRFDEYCYLHNKCLCGTPLPPCK